Below is a window of Variovorax sp. TBS-050B DNA.
CCCTTGGCGTTGGGCAGCTGCGGGGCGATCGCCGGGCGGTCGATGCCGTCCAGCGTCTTCAGCAGGTAGCGCGCGATCGCCATGAGCGCACCGGTATTGCCGGCCGACACGGCGGCATGGGCCGCACCGTCCTTGACCTGCTGGATCGCGACGCGCATGGAAGAGTCCTTCTTCTTGCGCAGGGCGATCTCCACCGGGTCGTCCATGCCCACCACTTCGCTGGCCGGCACGATGCGGGCGCGCGGATGCGCGGTGAAGCCCGCGAGCGCGGCGGGCGCACCCACCAGCAGCAGCGAGGCTTCACTGTGCCGCTCGAGAAACGCGCGGCAGGCCGCGAGCGTGACGCGCGGCCCATGGTCGCCACCCATGCAATCCACGGCGAGCGTGATTGCGGAGGGCGCGGCAGTGGATTCGAAAGAAGAAGGCGTAGCCATCAAAACAAAGGCCCGACGCTACGGCAAAAGTAGCTTCGGGCCTCGGCCTTGGGATGCGAAATCAGGCTTCGGACTTGTTCTTGAGCACCTGGCGGCCACGGTAGAAACCGTTGGGGCTGATGTGGTGGCGCAGGTGCGTTTCGCCAGTGGTCGGCTCCACGGCGATGCCGGGCACCACCAGGGCGTTGTGGGAACGGTGCATGCCGCGCTTGGAAGGCGACTTCTTGTTTTGCTGGACGGCCATGATGGCTCCTGGACTGTGAGGTGAGTGATTGGTTGCGGGCCCAAGCGATGACGAAAGCAAAAGCAGGCGGCGCGCGCGAAGCCCATGATTATAGCCCAGACCGGGAAAAAGGGCTACTTGCCCTCTCCCGGCTTGCGCGAACGCAACGTGCCGAGCACCGCGAACGGGTTCGGCTTGGCTTCTTCGGCCGCCTGGAAGTCCTCGTCGCTCGAGGACAGCTTGACCGGCGTCGGGCAGACGTCGTGGACCGGCGTGACGGGGATTTCCATCAGCAGCTCGTCCTCGATCAGCGCCGGCAGGTCGAAGTCGCGGCTCAGGGCCAGCACGTCTTCTTCCGATTCCTCGTCCTCGGCCTCGGCGGTCGCCTCGTCCACCACGAAGCGGAACCAGCGGTCGACCACGAGCGGCGTTGCCACCGGCGACAGGCAGCGCTGGCAGGTCAGCGGCACCGTGGTTTCGGCCTCCAGGTGCAGCCAGGGCTCGGCCTTGCCGTCGGCACCGGGGCGTTCCTCGCCCACGGCTTTCCAGCGCACCAGGGCGTCGGTGGCGGGGGCGGCGAGTTCGGCCGCGAGGCGCTCGAAGTTCTCGACCGGATCGGCCGATTCCAGCGTCGCGGCTGCCTGGACGAAGCGGGCGACGTCGAGCCGTTCGGGGGCAAATTCTCTCTTCATCCGCGGCAGTCTAGCGCGCTCACGCACAATCATCGCCATGCAACGTTCCGTGATCCTCGCCTCGACATCGCGCTACCGGCGCGAACTGCTCACCCGCCTGCGCCTGCCCTTCGACGTGCAGGCGCCCGAAGTCGACGAAACCCCGCGCCCCGGCGAGATACCCCGCGCGCTGGCCGAGCGCCTGGCGCTGGAAAAGGCCGAGGCGGTGGCGGCGCGCTTTCCCGAGGCCGTGGTCATCGGCTCCGACCAGGTGGCCGATCTTGCCGGCGAAGCGCTGGGCAAGCCGGGCGACCATGCGCGGGCCACCGCACAGCTGCGCCGCATGCGCGGCCAGACGCTGGTGTTCCAGACCGCCGTCGCCGTGGTCTGCCGCGCCACCGGCTTCGTGCAGCGCGATCTGGCGCCGGTGCGGGTGGTTTTCCGCCAGCTCGGCGACGAGGCCATCGAGCAGTACCTGCAGGCGGAGCAGCCCTACGACTGCGCCGGCAGCGCCAAGAGCGAAGGGCTCGGCATCGCGCTGCTCGACGCCATCGACAGCGACGACCCGACCGCCCTGGTCGGGCTGCCGCTGATCCGCACCAGCCGGATGCTGCGCGCCGCGGGGGTCGAACTCCTGTGACGACGCCCGGCAAGCTCTACCTCGTCCCCGCGCCCCTCGATTT
It encodes the following:
- a CDS encoding YceD family protein gives rise to the protein MKREFAPERLDVARFVQAAATLESADPVENFERLAAELAAPATDALVRWKAVGEERPGADGKAEPWLHLEAETTVPLTCQRCLSPVATPLVVDRWFRFVVDEATAEAEDEESEEDVLALSRDFDLPALIEDELLMEIPVTPVHDVCPTPVKLSSSDEDFQAAEEAKPNPFAVLGTLRSRKPGEGK
- the rpmF gene encoding 50S ribosomal protein L32 translates to MAVQQNKKSPSKRGMHRSHNALVVPGIAVEPTTGETHLRHHISPNGFYRGRQVLKNKSEA
- a CDS encoding Maf family nucleotide pyrophosphatase, yielding MQRSVILASTSRYRRELLTRLRLPFDVQAPEVDETPRPGEIPRALAERLALEKAEAVAARFPEAVVIGSDQVADLAGEALGKPGDHARATAQLRRMRGQTLVFQTAVAVVCRATGFVQRDLAPVRVVFRQLGDEAIEQYLQAEQPYDCAGSAKSEGLGIALLDAIDSDDPTALVGLPLIRTSRMLRAAGVELL